The following are encoded together in the Babylonia areolata isolate BAREFJ2019XMU chromosome 18, ASM4173473v1, whole genome shotgun sequence genome:
- the LOC143292415 gene encoding rho GDP-dissociation inhibitor 1-like: MAEQEEQVEAVAQEDENDDNPDYKAPAPKSLDEILQQDKEDESLRKYKEQLLAEAGSGEVIIVDEKNPLNVIVKKLAISVDGREDVEIDLTLPKDKIKESKLVLKEGCRYRVKIFFNVQREIVPGLRYEQKVYRKGVRIDKGVHMVGSYGPKKDLHVYNTPYEDAPNGMLARGDYKVESRFTDDDKKIYLEWEWHLSIKKEFD, from the exons ATGgctgaacaggaagaacaagtgGAAGCTGTCGCTCAGGAAGATGAGAATGATGACAACCCTGACTACAAGGCTCCTGCCCCAAAGTCTTTGGATGAAATTCTGCAGCAGGATAAGGAGGATGAGAGCTTGCGAAAGTACAAGGAACAGCTCCTGGCTGAAGCTGGCTCTGGAGAGGTCATCATCGTTG ATGAGAAAAATCCCTTGAATGTGATTGTGAAGAAGCTTGCCATTTCCGTGGATGGAAGAGAAGATGTCGAGATTGATCTGACAT TGCCCAAAGACAAAATCAAGGAGAGCAAGCTTGTGCTGAAGGAGGGCTGCAGGTACCGGGTGAAGATCTTCTTCAACGTTCAAAGAGAGATCGTGCCTGGCCTGCGATATGAGCAGAAGGTCTACCGAAAAGGCGTGAGAA TTGACAAAGGAGTCCACATGGTTGGAAGTTATGGACCCAAGAAGGACCTGCATGTGTACAACACGCCTTACGAAGATGCTCCCAATGGCATGCTGGCTCGAGGAGACTACAAGGTGGAGAGTCGATTCACCGATGACGACAAGAAGATTTACCTGGAGTGGGAGTGGCACTTATCCATCAAGAAGGAATTTGATTAA
- the LOC143292416 gene encoding uncharacterized protein LOC143292416: MTSSLSSVSGHSRSYANMVTQLYTFSSWTRSKSFSNGSSGMPYVGFPGLTLTPIPENPLLDSMLQDDCVDSREHDKWLEEDADNHWNPSALKNGSLPQHWVTTTAKPTLVSEAAKDCNASSSNACAVDLSSKQSFLPKDEDERGCRRSRLVKLLLFALCAIVILAGIVLWIFSPAFA; the protein is encoded by the exons ATGACTTCTTCCTTGTCCAGCGTGAGTGGCCACAGCAGGTCGTACGCCAACATGGTGACCCAGCTGTATACCTTCAGCTCCTGGACTAGGTCCAAGTCCTTCAG caaCGGTTCCAGCGGAATGCCCTACGTTGGGTTCCCAGGACTGACCCTAACGCCCATCCCTGAAAACCCCCTGCTGGACTCCATGCTGCAAGATGACTGCGTCGACTCGCGCGAGCACGACAAATGGCTGGAAGAAGACGCAGACAACCACTGGAACCCCAGTGCCTTGAAAAACGGTTCGCTGCCACAGCACTGGGTAACAACCACAGCGAAGCCGACTCTCGTCTCGGAAGCTGCTAAAGACTGCAACGCTTCTTCGTCAAACGCCTGTGCGGTGGATCTGAGTTCCAAGCAGAGTTTTCTGCCCAAAGACGAAGACGAAAGAGGATGCCGGCGATCTCGTCTGGTGAAGCTGCTGTTGTTCGCTCTCTGTGCTATCGTTATCTTGGCTGGTATTGTTCTGTGGATTTTCTCTCCTGCCTTCGCTTGA